The DNA window agcatccataggaaccacatcacaatatacagcatcacgataatgggaaccaatggaaaaattaacaagtacgcgcttggaaactgtaacatccgtaccttgactcagccaggacaggcgataaggcttggggtgaggttcagtggacagacccagcttcgaaactgcaacctcagaaatcacattctcacaactcccagcatcaatgatgaaggtgcaaactttgccaccgatggtacaagtggaatggaacagattattgcgtaaccactcgttgtcaggagcacgaggggttaaacatgatcgacgaatcaccaaaagggggccaacatcaccagaaacatactcctccgttgcctcatcatcataaacatcatacactggggctgaatctgaaggaagagtagagtcaggatcatccacctcagtaaaaagaccacgattggtggactttgggttgcgacactctgcttggcgatggccaacttcaccacaattgaaacaacgcaagccaccgggacgtccctgcgggggggctgtagtgccgcgagggggggctggggtgggatgggccgactgggaagaagaaccaatgccactagtggggacaacctgttttccaaagctacccgaaccgcgcctggctagctgtttctcagcctgtgaagcacgctgatgtgcctcagaaacagtcaagggatcaaacatattcaaaatatcctgcaactggaggcgaaggccaccaatatagcgagaaaccaactggagaggggactcagacaggtcaacacgagccacaaaggtgtaaaactcagtggaatagtcatccacggaacgagaaccctgacgaagattctggaaccgctggtacaggttacgttcgtaattatatggtagaaacgcagccctaatatgcttcctgaatttgtcccaattcgtgagctttgccttaccatgacgaacacgtgtctgtttcaactgctgccaccatgcttgtgcacgaccatgtaagcggatcgtaacaaggggtacacgacgatctgcaggaacttccttgaaatccaaaatctcttcaacctgagaaagccaatcaataaactcttccggtgatagactaccatcgaacttagggatgtccaccctgaaagcctgctcccaacgatgattggggcgttcaggggatcgattccgaagaccaccgagagggttttcatctgtcatcgtaacatcatcttcagggtggtgcatgtgcatagatgcatccatccgttgcgtcaaccattcaacctgccgcctcaaatcgtcgttatcacggcgaaattcagcgttttcacgtcgcaactcagcaaggtcaccatcatcagcaccaggggtagggttgcgcggctgtcttcggggcggcatacctcagggtcgactggaaactgataccaactgatgcagcgtgcgtggctaggatgaatctttatcaagattcgttgattcttacgaataccgaaattgatagatattgaggaaaacctcgttttctgattaataatcttcttcttccttacaatggaataccttcagggtatttataggacttacacgtattaaattaggaattacgtctaattacaatttaattacactaatttaggatattccttccataacaagaatatccctacttaatttagaatatcccttgtaatctcttccttaattagaatatatattataatcctttccttgattagaatatatcttccaatcccttccttaattagattatcttccaatctcttcgactcgcaccgcatcactCTGCATTTTCAATTCAATACGTGCATCCTTGCATGGCTCTGCATTttcagaaaaatattaaaatatttgtatccaTTGCATGGCTCTGCTTTTTTCAGAGCTTTTAGTGAGTCCAAATAATAACAACGTGGAGCTGACTAGACTCTTAAGATTttaaaggaaatgaaaaatCCTTAATTTGTTGTGTTAAGAGATGTTTTAGTATGTTAATTCTTTCTGGTGGGTcttccaaaattaatatatgggTTTTCTAAGTTTGCATTTTCTTGGGATTTAGTTAATCATGCAACTTTTGAGTCAGTTCTCTTTTTAATATTacctatatataattaaaatgtttagtttaatttcattttaaatagattgaatgttataaaatttattttgtatgtttctTCTTGCCCTCCCTACAAATACGAACACTCCATTCCTTCTTTCATCACCACTTCCTACTTTCATATCTCtctcttaacaaaaaaaaaaaatgtcttcgGGAATAGGCCTCTTTGTTCTACCAGATGACTCCTCCTCCACCTTGCTCAGCATCCAACTTTTCCTCTTTCTCGCTATCTTAACCGCTGTTTTCAGATTCTGGCTAGTCCCGGGTGGTCTTGCATGGGCTCTTTCCAAAGCAAAAACCGGTGCCCCCATTCCCGGACCATCTGGATTTCCCCTTATCGGACTCATTTTCACTTTCATGAGTTCTTTGACTCATAGAAAACTTGCAAACCTTTCTCAGACCTTAAAGGCAGGTCCACTAATGGCCTTTTCGGTTGGGTTCACCCGTTTCGTTATTTCAAGTGATCCGGGTTCGGCTAAGGACATTCTCAGTAGTTCTGCCTTCGCTGATCGTCCCATTAAGGAATCCGCTTACGAGCTCTTGTTTAATCGGGCAATGGGATTTGCTCCCTTTGGAGAATACTGGAGAGAGCTAAGAAGGATTTCAGCTACTTACATGTTTAGCCCGAAGAAAATAGCTTGTGCTGAAGGATTCCGTAAGAACATCTGTCATCAGATGATCACACAAGTAAGaatactcttttttatttttacttttaaatgatAATGAGTATAAAAGACAATTAGTTATAAATGAGTGTTTCTTTACGCAGGTAAAAACACAAATGGATCTAAAAGGGGATGTTGAGATCAAGCAAGTTCTTCACTATGGTTCATTGAATAACATGATGATGACTGTTTTTGGAAAGTATTATGATTTTGGTGAAAATGGGGACGGTTTGGAATTAGAGGGATTTGTTAGTGAAGGATACAAGTTACTAGGGACATTCAATTGGAGCGATCATTTCCCGATTCTAGGTTGGCTTGATGTTCAAGGTGTGAGAAGGAGAAGTAGGAAACTAGTTTCTAAAGTGGATGGGTTTGTTAGAAAGATCATAGACGATCACAGCATGGTTACTGATCAGGACAATAATCATGGATACTTTGTTGATGTTCTTCTTGATCTTGAGAGAGAGAACAAGATCACCCGATCTGATATGGTCGCTGTTCTATGGgtaatgttttttcttatatcttttcaaaattttctaatttgtaTTTTCTTACTTAGAATCCTCTTTCTTGACTTCAAGAGCCAACCTTATTATCTACaagatatgaaaaatatgtagaAAGGAAAAATAGTTAGAACATTTTCGTAAATGAATGTacatgttaaattttattaaacaaaaaactaattttatttcatgtGTTACTTTTATCATGTCGGCCCTTAGTTTCCTGTGACTACTTTGTTTctcattttaacaaattattaatttcttgaaaatatttgtattctcattttttaaaagatatttatttccttgcttctatatataagttttttgatttacataataataattgatgatgaaaacatttatataaatactctttATCAATGAATGCAGGAAATGATCTTCAGAGGAACAGATACTGTTGCAATTCTATTagaatggattctagcaagacTAGTTCTTCATCCAGACATTCAAGCCAAAGCTCTCGCCGAAATTGAAACAACTATTGGCTCTTCAAGGGCGGTAATGGAATCTGATATCCCAAACCTGCCATACCTCCAAGCCATCGTAAAAGAGACTCTAAGAATGCACCCTCCAGGCCCCCTCCTTTCATGGGCTCGTCTTGCAATCCACGACACACATGTTGGGCAGTACTTTGTCCCTGCAGGGACCACGGCCATGGTGAATATGTGGGCCATAGCACATGACAAAGGAATTTGGTCGGAGCCAGAAGAGTTCAGGCCAGAGAGATTCATTGAACAGGATGTGTCTGTCATGGGGTCTGACATGAGGCTCGCCCCTTTTGGTTCAGGAAGGAGGGTATGTCCCGGGAAAACTATGGGTCTAGTTACCGTTCATATTTGGTTGGCTGTGCTTCTTCAGAACTTTGAGTGGACCTCTAAGGATGATGTGGATTTGACTGAGGTTCTCAAGATGTCCATGGAAATGAAGAATCCCTTGGTGTGTAAAGCTGTTGCAAGGGTTTTTTGAGCATGCTTGTTGGCTCCTTCTGAAGAGAACTCCTAAACTATGTTATGTTGTTTGTGTTTGTTTGATGCATGTTTTCTATGTTTGTGtttgttatgtttttcaaaaactatGTTATGTTGTTGTGTTTGTTTGATGCTTGTTTTCTAACCTTGTGTTTTctatgtttttcaaaaactatGTTATGTTTTTGTGTTTGTTTAATGCATGTTTCTAAGTTTGTGTTTTCTATGTTTTTCAATTTGtgtgttttgttttataaaatctcATATCTGATAACTTTAACTTTATGAGATAAACTATAAATCAATAATCCGTTTATTAGAAAAACTCGAAATAATacgtataaaattattattttaaatcaaaatgttCTTGACCTTATCATCACATCTAAACTCGTCTCACTCTACAAAATAGatacataatcaaatattagattcATGTAGAAGTTTGTTACCTTTAATATTGAactaattcttaaattttatgtcatttttctttttctttatgtttctttggtattgatagaaaaaacacttagaatattatcttatatttagtggataaagaatttaatttggcaatttttatatattattttattccttaattttatttcattagtagttaaatatatttattcatcatCCTACTTAATCAATCTccctattttgttttatttttttatttaacacaaatgattaataaattaattaatcaaccatttatttttatttttgttataaaatattttgaaggaattatatgattgatttaaaaagtttattgtaaggtgaaacataaaataattataacaactTAAGTATCAAACTTCCAAGTTAAGCCTTAGTATCACacaaatgattaataaataaattaatcgatcattcaattttatgtgtgttataaaatattttgaagaaattctATGGTTATTCAAATGGTTCATTATAAAtcgttatataaaatattttgataacttgattatcaaactttcatattgaatcccaatattttttataaacaagaTATGAATATATACGGACCCTTATGCTTGTATATATGATGAAAACTTTATAGTTAAAGTGTGAGATAGtgtcttataaataattttagaaagatTTTTCGCATTATTATACTTTTCtgataatatcataaatataaaaaaaaattatttttcttatgaaaataagaaatagaTGATTAGATTGCTCTCACCGTTCATAAAGAAAACATTaccttaaatattaatttataaagataaagatgGTTCCTCTTTTCttaaacataattaatgttCATCAATCccataatcataaatattatttttttatactttataattttaatctttagtTCCGAAATATcgcatttaatattaaatatattttaaatttaataaaaatgtgtaTTACATTAATTATGAATCTAAAAACATATCAtgattacccatgtaaatcatgtttaacaataaatttattgacaaaaaaatgcattaagattaaattttgtattaaaccacgttaatttttttaacaaaatcattttttaataataattctaacgACAAATACTTGCATTTGACCTAAAttcttattcaattaaaattaattaacaaaaccaTATCATATCATAAATTTAGTGATAAAGAATTTACATGTGGGAAAAATTCtcattcaataatatttatttaacaaaatcatattttaatcaaaaataacaGCAAATTAATGCGaagtttgttatatttaatattgaacaatttcttAAACTTTATGTATCTCTTTATGTTTCTCTtgtattgataaaaataaacttagattttcttatatttaatcgataaagaatttaatttgtcaatttttatatattttattctattcattaattttatttaatgagtAGTCAAATAAGTTTGTTCACCATCCTACATAATCAACCtccctatttttattttatttatttatttatttttgtaaaatattttaaaggaactgtataattgatttaaaaagttCATTGTATAgtgaaacataaaataattttaacaaattaattataaaactttaaaattaagtcTTAATATCTTTATGCACATGATATGATCATGTATGCCTCTTATCTAATTAAGTTTAACAtatatctttctttttatttattttacccacataattaataaattaattaatcaatcatttatctttatatgtgttataaaatattttgaagagaTGTATGGTTATTCAAATGGTTCATTATAAATagttacataaaatattttgataacttaattatcaaactttcatattgAATCCCAAAATATTCTTTATACACATGATAGACATATGTATTGCTTCTTATGCTTGTAGGATgaaaactttataattaaaGTGTGATATGGAGTcgaacaaataatttttaaagatttttttgcATCATTATACTTTTTCCGAAAAAcccacaaatattataaaaaatattttttattattaacctAACAGAAAGACGATTAGATTGCTCTCACGattcataaagaaaatatcACCTTCAATACTAGTTTATGAAGATAAAGATGATTTCTCATTTCTTATCATAATTAATGTTCATCAATCCCATAATCATAAAGAAtctttctttcatattttataattttaatcttttaattcgAAAATATCGTATTTAGTATCAAATATATTcacaaattgaataaaaataggaatgtttattacattaattaagaCCCTAAATACAATAGCATGATAACCAATATAAAtcatgtttaataataaatttattgacaaaaACATGAATTATGATTAAAGTTGTATTAAACCACGTTAATTTATACaacaaaatcatgttttaataataattctaaagaGAAATACTTGCATTTGACCTAAAttcttattcaattaaaattaattaacaaaatcatatcTTAACATAAATTTAGTGATAAAGAATTTACATGTGGACAAAATTCTCATTCAATAagaattatttaacaaaatcatactttaataataaatctaacgACAAATTAATGCGAAGTCATAACACACTATTAACTTCTTGAAcatattttcattcttattttcatatatatatatatatatatatatatataaatatatatctttgCTTTTGTATCTATGTTTTTGATTTACTTCATCATTAATGTTTAAGTCTTTCCACCCATAAcactcatattttttatatagagcaatcaatcttcaaatcaaatgataaataaatttaaaaaaaaaaaagctagtTATTAGTTGTTAATTTTCCATTGATGTTAGTAATATCGCAATGGAAGAAAAATGGAATCCATGATGGCACAGTACGAGTCATTTCATCTTTTTGATGCATCCGCATTCTAGTTTaggtaatatttttatgttaaattgtttaatatttatatatattaattcgaAGTACAATATTTTTGTCATTAAAACTTGTAAATAGTATTAAGATAATATAGATGAGGAAGAAGACTAAACATGTATTCTGTATAACTATATTCTTGTATTTGATTTGTGTAATGCTTAAAATcgacctttttttttaaaaaaaaaattctctatcGAACTCTTAGATCGAGGTCCGTTAGTACATTACCTTACTCTTGGATCTCGAGTGGGATATAAATGATTTGCATCCATTAATTTAATATGGAATGACTAAATTTGGATTAGAAAACAATGAAGATAATTTAATCCAAGAAGTCTTAGTACTTTTCTACTAAGTTAACTATGATTAAtagagttgtatatatattgtattataattGGGTCATGTGTGAGGCCACGCtaattgttatattaaataaaatgaaatgataattcattattaatatatgataaattattaatatcaaataatattatttatttatgaattaaagttatatttaattaaacgaatttaattatagaattaagatttacaaatcttttatttatttataaaataaataatatataattaaatgtgttaattatgtacttaatattttaaagaatatattttttatttatgaaataaattattatatatataattaaaaagttaatttagaGAAAAGTTATGATTTTTGTATCTTctcttcttaaatatttatttaagcttatttatatgatagatagataataacatttttagtgtaaaaaataattaatttctaaaagtTATTAACTTAGATATACACTATACATTTCTTTCTCGAAGTTTTTGGGAGAGAACAcaaatattactttatttaaataattatgagttaagactataattaatttacatgaGATAATCTATCTTTTCAACAAAGCAATATTGAGATTgtacgtgtgaaagtgtgaggttacaggatgagaggtcgattgagattgataaTTGGTTTACCAATGAATAAGATGTCAGTGACATTGTAATTGATGGTTAGTTTACTGAGCGATAAGAGGTCGATTAAGGTTGTCTGCTgagagataagagatgtgtgCGTATGTGTGATTGGGATTGACGGTTGATTTGTCAAGAGATAAGAGTCGTATGAAATTGTGACGTCATACTATGAAGAGGTtcattgagattggtggttggtttggtgagAGATAAGAAGCGCGTGGAAATAATTATGTcatgagatgagaggtcaattaaaattggtagttggtttgccgagggataagaggttgGTAACAAAGAATCGTAAAGTCACGAAATTAAAGGTTAAGTGTGGTTGatagttggtttgtcgagggattaaaaacatgtaaaattATGAGGTCACGAAAAGAGAGGTCGATGAGATTAGTGGTTTGTTTTCCAAGCGATAAAAGGTCATTAAGATTGAGATTGTTGTTTGGATTGCTGAGAGATAAGAAATCGGTAAAACAATGATCGAaagatcacgagattagaggtcgattgtgattggtggttaaaaatatatgtaaatgagatgttgatggaccgaagtgtgaggtcataatACTAGAGATCGactgagattggtggttgatttttcGAGAAATAAGAGGCGTCtgaatgtgtgaggtcacgagattaatatgtcaattgggattttgatggttggtttgtcgaaggataaaagacatgtgaaagtgtgtgaggtcataaTATTAGAAATAAGAGTTGTCCATTGGGAAAAAGAATATCGGTAGTTAAATGTGTGACTGAGACGGGTGGTTGACCGGAGTGTGAAAGTGAGGTCATAAGATTAAAGGTCGATtggattagtggttggtttgcaAAAGTGAGGATAAAGAGGTCGTggtaatgatatgagatggttgAGGTACAAAATACTCgaagtgaggtcacaagattagtaTCAGATGTTCATTGGAGAACAAAAAATATcggtggttaaatatatgaatgaatttgttgGTTTACCGAAAAAGTGAGGGTAAGAAGTTGGTGATACGatgagatggttggtttgaTAAAAGTGATGGTAAAAGATATTGGTATTGTTGAAATATTGAGTGCAAtagtgaggtcacaagattagtaatatgagagctCTATTAGTTATAAATGATATTGTTGGTTAACCAAGTAAAGAGAGTAAGAGGTTGGTgctgatgaaaaaaaaatttaaatgaatgtcTTCTTACCAAATTTATTAtcctttttttattatgaatgaCACAAACAACGATGATTGAGAGGAGGAAGATGTTCACTAGGTTGTCTCAACAATTGAAGCCCCTCATGTACAGACTTATAGATGTTGACGACGAAGAGGATAATGAAGACGATgaaaattgttataatataaagataatatactTGTAAGATATTACACAAATAATAagttgtgataatatcaatattatattattatattagtttccttatatatctaatctattgtctatataatagacctatttatttaactcaaaatatatcattcaatacaat is part of the Impatiens glandulifera chromosome 1, dImpGla2.1, whole genome shotgun sequence genome and encodes:
- the LOC124922370 gene encoding cytochrome P450 78A5-like: MSSLTHRKLANLSQTLKAGPLMAFSVGFTRFVISSDPGSAKDILSSSAFADRPIKESAYELLFNRAMGFAPFGEYWRELRRISATYMFSPKKIACAEGFRKNICHQMITQVKTQMDLKGDVEIKQVLHYGSLNNMMMTVFGKYYDFGENGDGLELEGFVSEGYKLLGTFNWSDHFPILGWLDVQGVRRRSRKLVSKVDGFVRKIIDDHSMVTDQDNNHGYFVDVLLDLERENKITRSDMVAVLWEMIFRGTDTVAILLEWILARLVLHPDIQAKALAEIETTIGSSRAVMESDIPNLPYLQAIVKETLRMHPPGPLLSWARLAIHDTHVGQYFVPAGTTAMVNMWAIAHDKGIWSEPEEFRPERFIEQDVSVMGSDMRLAPFGSGRRVCPGKTMGLVTVHIWLAVLLQNFEWTSKDDVDLTEVLKMSMEMKNPLVCKAVARVF